In the genome of Pseudoliparis swirei isolate HS2019 ecotype Mariana Trench chromosome 3, NWPU_hadal_v1, whole genome shotgun sequence, one region contains:
- the LOC130191799 gene encoding protocadherin alpha-C2-like isoform X2: protein MARATAPVRTRLIAAVFSFTALWGCALSITRYSIPEEMEEGSFVANLATDLALEVRSLVQRSAKLDVIHSKNYLDINKETGELVIREKIDRETICMTKATSCFMKMDVILENPIRIFNIELEIMDINDNAPVFRRRTMHLDISEATPPGERFSLTNAVDADVGANSIKTYYLSESNYFNIDIQTGSDDSKYVDLVLNGHLDREEHTVHNLILTAVDGGVPPRSGTASIVINVLDINDNAPLFSQPLFAVNVSENSAAGMVVMTLNATDLDEGTNSQLIYSYTLYTSEKTQELFSLDPNTGEIKVMGVIDYEEAQSFEMHIQAQDRGANPKAGQCKVMVFVTDLNDNYPEVTIQSVKSSLTEDVSVGTLIAVVSVSDRDSGANGQVELTLNRQEALPFLLKKSSEGYFELLVSKPLDREVIGKYDITLRVTDKGSPPLAENETITLEILDVNDNAPAFSQSFYTIHVVENNVPGALLTSLSAFDPDLNENQYLVYFIMEKEIVNTSMSMLFSINPENGDLYALKTFDYERERDFLFHIEARDSGVPPLSSNVTVHIIILDQNDNTPVIVSPWRAQGSVVEEVIPRSTDKGHLIAKVIALDADSEQNARVTYQLLQVSDASLFSLDQYNGEIRTTRMFSYRDPRQQRLVIVAKDNGQPALSATVTIKISTVEHVLSFSETTELPLEYDLFTDLNLYLVIGLGAVSFLLLITILVIIVLKCQKPEPKAFKIPPPNRNSVISRNSMISQRSSTIADSTLISSDAYWYSLFLTETRKGKVVMRQPIIPKGAGYFVSSIPRSIGPSETTDSRASTLEAPRRELP from the exons ATGGCGCGTGCCACTGCACCCGTACGGACACGTCTGATCGCGGCGGTTTTCTCATTCACTGCACTGTGGGGATGTGCTCTTTCCATCACCCGGTACTCGATTCCGGAGGAGATGGAAGAGGGCTCCTTTGTTGCCAACCTGGCCACGGATTTGGCTCTGGAGGTTCGCAGTTTGGTGCAGCGCAGCGCGAAGCTCGATGTCATCCACAGTAAGAATTACCTTGATATCAACAAAGAAACCGGGGAGCTGGTGATTCGCGAGAAGATAGACCGGGAAACCATATGCATGACTAAGGCGACCTCGTGCTTTATGAAAATGGATGTCATACTGGAAAACCCCATTCGCATTTTTAACATCGAGTTGGAAATCATGGACATCAACGACAACGCGCCCGTGTTCCGCAGACGGACAATGCACTTGGACATATCGGAGGCAACCCCTCCCGGAGAGCGGTTTTCATTGACAAACGCCGTGGATGCGGACGTGGGGGCGAACTCGATCAAGACCTACTATCTCAGCGAAAGCAATTACTTCAACATCGACATACAGACCGGCAGCGACGACTCCAAATATGTCGACTTGGTGCTGAACGGTCATTTGGACCGAGAGGAGCACACGGTTCATAATTTGATTTTAACCGCTGTGGATGGAGGTGTGCCTCCTCGCTCCGGCACAGCCAGCATCGTTATCAACGTCCTGGATATCAATGACAACGCCCCCCTGTTCAGTCAGCCGCTATTTGCAGTCAATGTGTCTGAGAACTCAGCTGCAGGAATGGTGGTCATGACCTTAAACGCAACCGACTTGGATGAAGGCACCAACTCTCAGCTAATATATTCGTACACGCTGTACACCTCGGAGAAGACGCAGGAGCTCTTCTCGCTCGACCCCAACACAGGTGAGATCAAGGTGATGGGGGTTATAGACTATGAGGAGGCCCAGAGCTTCGAGATGCACATACAGGCTCAGGACCGAGGGGCGAACCCCAAGGCCGGACAATGCAAAGTAATGGTGTTCGTCACCGACCTGAACGATAACTACCCTGAGGTGACCATACAGTCTGTGAAAAGTTCTCTGACGGAGGACGTCTCCGTGGGGACACTGATAGCGGTGGTGAGCGTCAGCGACAGGGACTCTGGAGCTAACGGGCAAGTGGAGCTCACCTTGAACCGCCAAGAAGCGTTACCGTTCCTCCTGAAGAAATCCTCAGAGGGTTACTTTGAGCTGCTGGTTTCAAAGCCACTAGACCGAGAGGTAATAGGTAAATACGATATCACGCTGAGGGTGACAGACAAAGGCTCGCCGCCCTTAGCGGAAAACGAAACCATCACTCTGGAGATTCTGGACGTCAACGACAACGCGCCCGCATTCTCCCAGTCCTTCTACACGATCCATGTCGTGGAGAACAATGTACCAGGGGCGTTATTGACATCACTTAGTGCGTTTGACCCCGATCTCAATGAGAACCAGTACTTGGTGTATTTCATAATGGAGAAGGAGATTGTGAACACGTCAATGTCAATGCTGTTCTCCATCAACCCTGAGAATGGTGATCTCTATGCCCTGAAGACCTTTGActatgagagggagagggatttCCTCTTCCACATCGAGGCTCGAGACTCCGGTGTCCCCCCGCTGAGCAGCAATGTGACAGTGCACATCATCATCCTGGACCAGAACGACAACACCCCTGTCATAGTGTCACCGTGGCGGGCGCAGGGCTCCGTGGTCGAGGAGGTGATACCGAGGTCCACGGACAAGGGGCACTTGATCGCCAAAGTGATCGCCCTTGACGCCGACTCTGAGCAGAACGCCAGGGTCACGTATCAGCTCCTGCAGGTCAGCGACGCGTCCCTGTTCAGCCTGGATCAGTACAACGGGGAGATCCGGACAACGAGGATGTTCAGTTACAGAGACCCAAGACAGCAGCGACTGGTGATCGTCGCCAAAGACAACGGCCAGCCCGCTCTCTCCGCCACCGTCACCATCAAGATATCGACGGTGGAACACGTCTTGTCCTTTTCGGAGACCACAGAGCTGCCGCTAGAGTACGACCTCTTCACAGACCTAAACCTCTACCTAGTCATCGGTTTAGGAGCTGTGTCTTTCCTGCTGCTGATAACCATCTTGGTTATTATTGTGCTGAAGTGTCAAAAACCAGAGCCAAAGGCCTTCAAGATCCCTCCCCCCAACAGAAACAGTGTGATCAGCAGGAACAGCATGATCAGTCAGAGAAGCTCCACCATCGCAGACTCCACCCTGATCTCCAGCGATGCCTACTGGTACAGCTTGTTCCTCACTGAGACCAGGAAAGGCAAAGTGGTGATGAGACAGCCGATTATTCCCAAAGGAGCTGGGTATTTTGTGTCCAGCATACCCAGGAGCATAGGGCCAAGCGAGACCACGGACTCCAGAGCATCCACGCTGGAG GCGCCCAGAAGAGAACTGCCATGA
- the LOC130191799 gene encoding protocadherin alpha-C2-like isoform X1, with amino-acid sequence MARATAPVRTRLIAAVFSFTALWGCALSITRYSIPEEMEEGSFVANLATDLALEVRSLVQRSAKLDVIHSKNYLDINKETGELVIREKIDRETICMTKATSCFMKMDVILENPIRIFNIELEIMDINDNAPVFRRRTMHLDISEATPPGERFSLTNAVDADVGANSIKTYYLSESNYFNIDIQTGSDDSKYVDLVLNGHLDREEHTVHNLILTAVDGGVPPRSGTASIVINVLDINDNAPLFSQPLFAVNVSENSAAGMVVMTLNATDLDEGTNSQLIYSYTLYTSEKTQELFSLDPNTGEIKVMGVIDYEEAQSFEMHIQAQDRGANPKAGQCKVMVFVTDLNDNYPEVTIQSVKSSLTEDVSVGTLIAVVSVSDRDSGANGQVELTLNRQEALPFLLKKSSEGYFELLVSKPLDREVIGKYDITLRVTDKGSPPLAENETITLEILDVNDNAPAFSQSFYTIHVVENNVPGALLTSLSAFDPDLNENQYLVYFIMEKEIVNTSMSMLFSINPENGDLYALKTFDYERERDFLFHIEARDSGVPPLSSNVTVHIIILDQNDNTPVIVSPWRAQGSVVEEVIPRSTDKGHLIAKVIALDADSEQNARVTYQLLQVSDASLFSLDQYNGEIRTTRMFSYRDPRQQRLVIVAKDNGQPALSATVTIKISTVEHVLSFSETTELPLEYDLFTDLNLYLVIGLGAVSFLLLITILVIIVLKCQKPEPKAFKIPPPNRNSVISRNSMISQRSSTIADSTLISSDAYWYSLFLTETRKGKVVMRQPIIPKGAGYFVSSIPRSIGPSETTDSRASTLEQAPRRELP; translated from the exons ATGGCGCGTGCCACTGCACCCGTACGGACACGTCTGATCGCGGCGGTTTTCTCATTCACTGCACTGTGGGGATGTGCTCTTTCCATCACCCGGTACTCGATTCCGGAGGAGATGGAAGAGGGCTCCTTTGTTGCCAACCTGGCCACGGATTTGGCTCTGGAGGTTCGCAGTTTGGTGCAGCGCAGCGCGAAGCTCGATGTCATCCACAGTAAGAATTACCTTGATATCAACAAAGAAACCGGGGAGCTGGTGATTCGCGAGAAGATAGACCGGGAAACCATATGCATGACTAAGGCGACCTCGTGCTTTATGAAAATGGATGTCATACTGGAAAACCCCATTCGCATTTTTAACATCGAGTTGGAAATCATGGACATCAACGACAACGCGCCCGTGTTCCGCAGACGGACAATGCACTTGGACATATCGGAGGCAACCCCTCCCGGAGAGCGGTTTTCATTGACAAACGCCGTGGATGCGGACGTGGGGGCGAACTCGATCAAGACCTACTATCTCAGCGAAAGCAATTACTTCAACATCGACATACAGACCGGCAGCGACGACTCCAAATATGTCGACTTGGTGCTGAACGGTCATTTGGACCGAGAGGAGCACACGGTTCATAATTTGATTTTAACCGCTGTGGATGGAGGTGTGCCTCCTCGCTCCGGCACAGCCAGCATCGTTATCAACGTCCTGGATATCAATGACAACGCCCCCCTGTTCAGTCAGCCGCTATTTGCAGTCAATGTGTCTGAGAACTCAGCTGCAGGAATGGTGGTCATGACCTTAAACGCAACCGACTTGGATGAAGGCACCAACTCTCAGCTAATATATTCGTACACGCTGTACACCTCGGAGAAGACGCAGGAGCTCTTCTCGCTCGACCCCAACACAGGTGAGATCAAGGTGATGGGGGTTATAGACTATGAGGAGGCCCAGAGCTTCGAGATGCACATACAGGCTCAGGACCGAGGGGCGAACCCCAAGGCCGGACAATGCAAAGTAATGGTGTTCGTCACCGACCTGAACGATAACTACCCTGAGGTGACCATACAGTCTGTGAAAAGTTCTCTGACGGAGGACGTCTCCGTGGGGACACTGATAGCGGTGGTGAGCGTCAGCGACAGGGACTCTGGAGCTAACGGGCAAGTGGAGCTCACCTTGAACCGCCAAGAAGCGTTACCGTTCCTCCTGAAGAAATCCTCAGAGGGTTACTTTGAGCTGCTGGTTTCAAAGCCACTAGACCGAGAGGTAATAGGTAAATACGATATCACGCTGAGGGTGACAGACAAAGGCTCGCCGCCCTTAGCGGAAAACGAAACCATCACTCTGGAGATTCTGGACGTCAACGACAACGCGCCCGCATTCTCCCAGTCCTTCTACACGATCCATGTCGTGGAGAACAATGTACCAGGGGCGTTATTGACATCACTTAGTGCGTTTGACCCCGATCTCAATGAGAACCAGTACTTGGTGTATTTCATAATGGAGAAGGAGATTGTGAACACGTCAATGTCAATGCTGTTCTCCATCAACCCTGAGAATGGTGATCTCTATGCCCTGAAGACCTTTGActatgagagggagagggatttCCTCTTCCACATCGAGGCTCGAGACTCCGGTGTCCCCCCGCTGAGCAGCAATGTGACAGTGCACATCATCATCCTGGACCAGAACGACAACACCCCTGTCATAGTGTCACCGTGGCGGGCGCAGGGCTCCGTGGTCGAGGAGGTGATACCGAGGTCCACGGACAAGGGGCACTTGATCGCCAAAGTGATCGCCCTTGACGCCGACTCTGAGCAGAACGCCAGGGTCACGTATCAGCTCCTGCAGGTCAGCGACGCGTCCCTGTTCAGCCTGGATCAGTACAACGGGGAGATCCGGACAACGAGGATGTTCAGTTACAGAGACCCAAGACAGCAGCGACTGGTGATCGTCGCCAAAGACAACGGCCAGCCCGCTCTCTCCGCCACCGTCACCATCAAGATATCGACGGTGGAACACGTCTTGTCCTTTTCGGAGACCACAGAGCTGCCGCTAGAGTACGACCTCTTCACAGACCTAAACCTCTACCTAGTCATCGGTTTAGGAGCTGTGTCTTTCCTGCTGCTGATAACCATCTTGGTTATTATTGTGCTGAAGTGTCAAAAACCAGAGCCAAAGGCCTTCAAGATCCCTCCCCCCAACAGAAACAGTGTGATCAGCAGGAACAGCATGATCAGTCAGAGAAGCTCCACCATCGCAGACTCCACCCTGATCTCCAGCGATGCCTACTGGTACAGCTTGTTCCTCACTGAGACCAGGAAAGGCAAAGTGGTGATGAGACAGCCGATTATTCCCAAAGGAGCTGGGTATTTTGTGTCCAGCATACCCAGGAGCATAGGGCCAAGCGAGACCACGGACTCCAGAGCATCCACGCTGGAG CAGGCGCCCAGAAGAGAACTGCCATGA
- the LOC130191799 gene encoding protocadherin alpha-C2-like isoform X3 encodes MARATAPVRTRLIAAVFSFTALWGCALSITRYSIPEEMEEGSFVANLATDLALEVRSLVQRSAKLDVIHSKNYLDINKETGELVIREKIDRETICMTKATSCFMKMDVILENPIRIFNIELEIMDINDNAPVFRRRTMHLDISEATPPGERFSLTNAVDADVGANSIKTYYLSESNYFNIDIQTGSDDSKYVDLVLNGHLDREEHTVHNLILTAVDGGVPPRSGTASIVINVLDINDNAPLFSQPLFAVNVSENSAAGMVVMTLNATDLDEGTNSQLIYSYTLYTSEKTQELFSLDPNTGEIKVMGVIDYEEAQSFEMHIQAQDRGANPKAGQCKVMVFVTDLNDNYPEVTIQSVKSSLTEDVSVGTLIAVVSVSDRDSGANGQVELTLNRQEALPFLLKKSSEGYFELLVSKPLDREVIGKYDITLRVTDKGSPPLAENETITLEILDVNDNAPAFSQSFYTIHVVENNVPGALLTSLSAFDPDLNENQYLVYFIMEKEIVNTSMSMLFSINPENGDLYALKTFDYERERDFLFHIEARDSGVPPLSSNVTVHIIILDQNDNTPVIVSPWRAQGSVVEEVIPRSTDKGHLIAKVIALDADSEQNARVTYQLLQVSDASLFSLDQYNGEIRTTRMFSYRDPRQQRLVIVAKDNGQPALSATVTIKISTVEHVLSFSETTELPLEYDLFTDLNLYLVIGLGAVSFLLLITILVIIVLKCQKPEPKAFKIPPPNRNSVISRNSMISQRSSTIADSTLISSDAYWYSLFLTETRKGKVVMRQPIIPKGAGYFVSSIPRSIGPSETTDSRASTLEYSK; translated from the exons ATGGCGCGTGCCACTGCACCCGTACGGACACGTCTGATCGCGGCGGTTTTCTCATTCACTGCACTGTGGGGATGTGCTCTTTCCATCACCCGGTACTCGATTCCGGAGGAGATGGAAGAGGGCTCCTTTGTTGCCAACCTGGCCACGGATTTGGCTCTGGAGGTTCGCAGTTTGGTGCAGCGCAGCGCGAAGCTCGATGTCATCCACAGTAAGAATTACCTTGATATCAACAAAGAAACCGGGGAGCTGGTGATTCGCGAGAAGATAGACCGGGAAACCATATGCATGACTAAGGCGACCTCGTGCTTTATGAAAATGGATGTCATACTGGAAAACCCCATTCGCATTTTTAACATCGAGTTGGAAATCATGGACATCAACGACAACGCGCCCGTGTTCCGCAGACGGACAATGCACTTGGACATATCGGAGGCAACCCCTCCCGGAGAGCGGTTTTCATTGACAAACGCCGTGGATGCGGACGTGGGGGCGAACTCGATCAAGACCTACTATCTCAGCGAAAGCAATTACTTCAACATCGACATACAGACCGGCAGCGACGACTCCAAATATGTCGACTTGGTGCTGAACGGTCATTTGGACCGAGAGGAGCACACGGTTCATAATTTGATTTTAACCGCTGTGGATGGAGGTGTGCCTCCTCGCTCCGGCACAGCCAGCATCGTTATCAACGTCCTGGATATCAATGACAACGCCCCCCTGTTCAGTCAGCCGCTATTTGCAGTCAATGTGTCTGAGAACTCAGCTGCAGGAATGGTGGTCATGACCTTAAACGCAACCGACTTGGATGAAGGCACCAACTCTCAGCTAATATATTCGTACACGCTGTACACCTCGGAGAAGACGCAGGAGCTCTTCTCGCTCGACCCCAACACAGGTGAGATCAAGGTGATGGGGGTTATAGACTATGAGGAGGCCCAGAGCTTCGAGATGCACATACAGGCTCAGGACCGAGGGGCGAACCCCAAGGCCGGACAATGCAAAGTAATGGTGTTCGTCACCGACCTGAACGATAACTACCCTGAGGTGACCATACAGTCTGTGAAAAGTTCTCTGACGGAGGACGTCTCCGTGGGGACACTGATAGCGGTGGTGAGCGTCAGCGACAGGGACTCTGGAGCTAACGGGCAAGTGGAGCTCACCTTGAACCGCCAAGAAGCGTTACCGTTCCTCCTGAAGAAATCCTCAGAGGGTTACTTTGAGCTGCTGGTTTCAAAGCCACTAGACCGAGAGGTAATAGGTAAATACGATATCACGCTGAGGGTGACAGACAAAGGCTCGCCGCCCTTAGCGGAAAACGAAACCATCACTCTGGAGATTCTGGACGTCAACGACAACGCGCCCGCATTCTCCCAGTCCTTCTACACGATCCATGTCGTGGAGAACAATGTACCAGGGGCGTTATTGACATCACTTAGTGCGTTTGACCCCGATCTCAATGAGAACCAGTACTTGGTGTATTTCATAATGGAGAAGGAGATTGTGAACACGTCAATGTCAATGCTGTTCTCCATCAACCCTGAGAATGGTGATCTCTATGCCCTGAAGACCTTTGActatgagagggagagggatttCCTCTTCCACATCGAGGCTCGAGACTCCGGTGTCCCCCCGCTGAGCAGCAATGTGACAGTGCACATCATCATCCTGGACCAGAACGACAACACCCCTGTCATAGTGTCACCGTGGCGGGCGCAGGGCTCCGTGGTCGAGGAGGTGATACCGAGGTCCACGGACAAGGGGCACTTGATCGCCAAAGTGATCGCCCTTGACGCCGACTCTGAGCAGAACGCCAGGGTCACGTATCAGCTCCTGCAGGTCAGCGACGCGTCCCTGTTCAGCCTGGATCAGTACAACGGGGAGATCCGGACAACGAGGATGTTCAGTTACAGAGACCCAAGACAGCAGCGACTGGTGATCGTCGCCAAAGACAACGGCCAGCCCGCTCTCTCCGCCACCGTCACCATCAAGATATCGACGGTGGAACACGTCTTGTCCTTTTCGGAGACCACAGAGCTGCCGCTAGAGTACGACCTCTTCACAGACCTAAACCTCTACCTAGTCATCGGTTTAGGAGCTGTGTCTTTCCTGCTGCTGATAACCATCTTGGTTATTATTGTGCTGAAGTGTCAAAAACCAGAGCCAAAGGCCTTCAAGATCCCTCCCCCCAACAGAAACAGTGTGATCAGCAGGAACAGCATGATCAGTCAGAGAAGCTCCACCATCGCAGACTCCACCCTGATCTCCAGCGATGCCTACTGGTACAGCTTGTTCCTCACTGAGACCAGGAAAGGCAAAGTGGTGATGAGACAGCCGATTATTCCCAAAGGAGCTGGGTATTTTGTGTCCAGCATACCCAGGAGCATAGGGCCAAGCGAGACCACGGACTCCAGAGCATCCACGCTGGAG TACTCAAAATGA
- the LOC130188905 gene encoding protocadherin beta-15-like produces the protein MDRQGSKKRLFGKWHGVCRFALFTCFLDAVRGQIRYSIPEELEHGAFVGNIVEDLGLDLDKLSARRFRIVSGAKKQYVEVNLENGVLFVNERIDREELCEQSLSCSFHLQVVIESPLELYRVEMEIMDVNDNSPSFPWTEFNLDISESAAPGSRFPLESAQDLDVGSNSLRTYLLSVNEHFLLDIQTRSDGSKFAELVLQNSLDREQQSAHQMVLTAVDGGAPERSGTAQIDITVLDANDNAPVFDQSFYRVRLAENALKGTVVIKLNASDLDEGPNADITYSFSGHAPIKVRQLFSVDSRTGEIKVKGVIDYEKARMHDIYVQAKDKGPSAVAVHCKVLVNVLDTNDNLPEVILTSVSTPVQEDAPPGTVIAVISVMDKDSGENGNVDCEIPHHVPFQLHSSFKNYYTLVTSDFLDREAVADYNITLTARDIGSPPLFTRKTILVQVSDVNDNAPRFKQPSYTVYLTENNAPGASICSVTALDPDYGQNAYLSYSIVDGDIQGLHVSTYVSINSDNGNIYALRSFDHEQLNNFQITVRAQDAGFPPLTSNVSVNIFILDQNDNAPVIVSPVPQNGSAPSGAVPRSVDAGYLVAKISAVDADEGQNSRLFYQLLQATDQSLFSIALYTGEIRTMRQCVERDATRHRLVILVKDNGQPPLSATVSIILSVVDSLPDSKPDLGDLSLSPYHSSNFTLYLIVSLGAISFTFLVAIIVMVAVRRLKGRPSSRESDFPTVSWSCGSCCCCCCSHSETSTTTEVFKKSNLNVRMSAGASGCAEANGNGAQPQVYCYKMCLTPESSKSDFMFLKPYSPVLSVQQNNAKSTDYLTSGWSALDRNELGNNRAATPTELKYSNKDWTWTKNQRNSAYKRYSSANMEGTLTRKQKSEAHGFSCSVAPQYWTWGNHMNDCTISLQEGAVPQYSWTPKYTQPHSEPPDYQHNVYIPGTTSDYSTLKLAPRGELDLYNTFSTFGKKKRFISNYEQSFDNDDSLIVSNDIFK, from the exons ATGGACAGACAAGGGTCGAAGAAAAGACTGTTTGGGAAATGGCACGGAGTTTGCCGTTTTGCGTTGTTCACTTGTTTTTTGGATGCAGTCCGGGGACAGATACGCTACTCTATCCCGGAGGAACTGGAGCATGGCGCGTTTGTTGGAAACATTGTAGAGGACCTGGGCTTGGATTTGGACAAGCTCTCTGCGCGCAGATTCCGGATAGTCTCGGGTGCCAAGAAGCAATATGTGGAGGTAAATTTAGAAAATGGAGTTCTATTCGTCAACGAGAGAATTGATCGTGAGGAACTATGCGAGCAGAGTTTGTCCTGCTCTTTTCACTTGCAAGTGGTCATCGAAAGCCCTCTGGAGCTGTACAGGGTAGAGATGGAAATTATGGACGTGAACGATAACTCTCCCAGTTTCCCGTGGACCGAGTTCAATCTGGACATATCGGAGTCTGCCGCGCCAGGGTCCCGCTTCCCACTTGAGAGCGCACAGGATTTAGACGTCGGTTCCAACTCGCTGCGCACCTACTTGCTGAGTGTGAACGAGCACTTCCTTTTGGATATACAGACGCGTAGTGATGGCAGTAAATTTGCAGAACTAGTCCTACAGAACTCACTGGACAGAGAGCAGCAAAGTGCGCATCAAATGGTCCTAACTGCGGTGGATGGAGGCGCACCGGAGAGATCCGGCACTGCGCAAATCGATATCACTGTTTTGGATGCAAACGACAACGCGCCGGTGTTTGATCAGTCGTTTTACAGAGTGAGGCTGGCGGAAAACGCACTCAAAGGCACAGTTGTCATAAAACTAAATGCGTCCGATTTAGATGAGGGTCCTAATGCAGACATCACCTATTCATTCAGCGGCCACGCTCCCATCAAAGTGCGCCAGCTTTTCAGCGTGGACTCGCGCACGGGGGAAATCAAAGTCAAAGGAGTGATAGATTACGAAAAGGCCAGGATGCATGACATTTATGTGCAGGCGAAAGACAAAGGGCCCTCCGCTGTAGCAGTCCACTGCAAAGTACTGGTGAATGTTTTGGATACAAATGACAACCTCCCGGAGGTGATCCTCACGTCGGTGTCTACACCTGTGCAGGAGGACGCGCCCCCGGGCACAGTGATAGCCGTCATCAGCGTGATGGACAAGGACTCGGGTGAAAACGGGAATGTGGACTGCGAGATCCCACACCACGTTCCATTCCAGCTCCACTCATCCTTTAAGAACTACTATACATTAGTAACTTCAGATTTTCTGGACAGAGAGGCAGTCGCAGACTACAACATCACCCTCACCGCCCGAGATATAGGCTCCCCACCTTTATTCACGAGGAAAACCATTTTGGTCCAAGTGTCTGATGTGAACGATAACGCGCCCCGGTTCAAGCAGCCCTCCTACACTGTGTATTTGACCGAGAACAACGCTCCGGGGGCATCTATTTGCTCGGTGACCGCACTAGACCCAGATTATGGTCAAAATGCATACCTCTCCTATTCTATAGTGGATGGTGACATACAGGGGTTGCACGTGTCCACGTACGTGTCCATAAACTCAGACAATGGGAACATTTACGCGCTGCGATCCTTTGACCACGAACAACTTAACAACTTCCAGATCACTGTCCGAGCTCAAGACGCCGGGTTCCCGCCTCTGACTAGCAACGTCTCCGTGAACATCTTTATTTTGGACCAAAACGACAACGCGCCCGTTATTGTGTCCCCTGTTCCGCAGAACGGCAGCGCGCCCAGCGGAGCAGTGCCCCGGTCCGTGGACGCCGGTTATCTCGTCGCCAAGATCAGCGCGGTGGACGCGGACGAGGGTCAAAACTCGCGTCTGTTTTATCAGCTGCTGCAAGCAACGGACCAGAGCTTGTTCAGCATCGCTCTGTACACGGGCGAAATCAGGACGATGCGCCAATGTGTGGAGAGAGACGCCACGAGGCACAGATTGGTCATTCTTGTGAAGGACAATGGTCAGCCACCCCTCTCGGCCACTGTTTCCATCATTCTGTCAGTGGTTGACAGCCTGCCAGATTCGAAGCCTGATTTGGGAGACCTGTCACTAAGCCCATATCACAGCTCCAACTTCACCCTGTATTTAATCGTGTCTCTGGGCGCCATCTCCTTCACATTTCTGGTGGCTATCATTGTCATGGTTGCAGTGCGCAGACTGAAGGGCAGACCGTCCAGCCGAGAGTCTGACTTCCCCACGGTCAGCTGGAGTTgcgggagctgctgctgctgctgctgctctcactCGGAGACCTCCACCACCACAGAGGTTTTCAAAAAGTCCAATTTGAATGTCCGGATGTCCGCAGGCGCGTCCGGCTGCGCGGAGGCAAACGGCAACGGCGCGCAGCCGCAGGTCTATTGCTACAAAATGTGTCTGACACCGGAATCGTCCAAAAGCGACTTCATGTTTTTGAAGCCTTACAGTCCGGTGCTGTCAGTTCAGCAGAATAACGCCAAGAGCACAGATTATCTCACTTCTGGCTGGAGCGCACTGGACCGCAATGAACTGGGCAACAACAGAGCGGCAACTCCAACCGAG CTTAAGTATTCAAACAAGGACTGGACCTGGACCAAGAACCAACGCAACTCAGCATACAAGAG GTACAGTTCAGCAAACATGGAGGGCACTCTCACTCGCAAACAAAAGTCTGAGGCCCATGGGTTTTCCTGCTCTGTGGCACCACAGTACTGGACTTGGGGGAACCACATGAATG ACTGCACGATATCTCTTCAAGAGGGAGCAGTCCCTCAATACTCATGGACCCCCAAGTACACTCAGCCTCACTCTGAACCGCCAGACTACCAGCACAATGTGTACATCCCTGGCACCACGTCTGACTACAGCACTCTGAAGCTGGCCCCCAGAGGAGAACTGGATTTGTACAACACGTTCTCTACttttggaaagaaaaagagattCATCTCAAACTATGAACAATCTTTTGACAACGATGATAGTCTCATTGTCAGTAACGACATCTTCAAATGA